In Kitasatospora gansuensis, a genomic segment contains:
- a CDS encoding RNA polymerase sigma factor: MWRVHSPEHPAPDLAEAVRAAQRGDEDAFRLLFRTVQPGLLRYLRVLVGGGPEDAEDIASEAWLQIARDLAGFQGDADGFRGWAATIARNRAMDHLRRVRRRPVADLPVEYLAELAAAEDTAGSAVSLVSTADALALISRLPPDQAEAVLLRVVLGLDAEGAAQVLGKRSGSVRMASHRGLRRLAKLLEQTGGRSAGIPARQSAAVAGRNSPQGVTAGRSATLKDMR; encoded by the coding sequence ATGTGGCGGGTGCACAGTCCCGAACACCCGGCCCCCGACCTCGCCGAAGCCGTCCGCGCGGCGCAGCGCGGTGACGAGGACGCCTTCCGGCTGCTCTTCCGGACCGTCCAGCCCGGCCTGCTGCGCTACCTGCGGGTGCTGGTCGGCGGCGGTCCCGAGGACGCCGAGGACATCGCCTCCGAGGCCTGGCTGCAGATCGCCCGCGACCTGGCCGGCTTCCAGGGGGACGCGGACGGCTTCCGGGGCTGGGCCGCCACCATCGCCCGGAACCGGGCGATGGACCACCTGCGCCGGGTCCGCCGCCGTCCGGTGGCCGACCTGCCGGTCGAGTACCTGGCCGAGCTGGCGGCGGCCGAGGACACGGCGGGGAGCGCGGTCTCGCTGGTCTCCACCGCCGACGCGCTCGCGCTGATATCCCGGCTGCCGCCGGACCAGGCCGAGGCGGTGCTGCTCCGGGTGGTGCTCGGGCTGGACGCGGAGGGGGCGGCCCAGGTGCTCGGCAAGCGGTCGGGCTCGGTCCGGATGGCCTCGCACCGGGGTCTGCGGCGGCTGGCCAAGCTGCTGGAGCAGACCGGTGGCCGGTCGGCCGGCATCCCCGCGCGGCAGTCGGCCGCGGTCGCCGGAAGGAATTCTCCGCAGGGTGTGACAGCAGGCCGGTCCGCGACGCTGAAGGACATGAGATGA